One Hypanus sabinus isolate sHypSab1 chromosome 4, sHypSab1.hap1, whole genome shotgun sequence genomic region harbors:
- the zdbf2 gene encoding DBF4-type zinc finger-containing protein 2 isoform X2, which translates to MNQFTFDRADVQRNEHFAEMTDNASSEACAEQPIPEKLPMQSKRGYCACCQELYNCLEQHLQSTRHKQSAGESRNQLVAKSLMERFLQDVIQYHPSRYKDNRPTYMDLPSVSAPLIPRKELADIHSYQDDKETVGTREELPSTDNESVQSAHAFGGKNIADCRQTRDTNVPSVPVGHPTSSKVTGVGEPASEEQVEVSLPSFKGLCRTTFLNANEGMLSCGKAERHGSRIALALYKPASRRGIRDYSKPKVICSHEDHGHWNPTSQVSLPDVSSGQAFKFSKLHQVNSQGTMAGSPLPQLRDHGEGRSLHCPAGPSQQEEFHSSNVLAHGDRLTEGEAAAQAKDLVLETIETVIQKYCTRQASQPRDSDSEDSADGKHQHRGEKVQGSPQAKKAPLEKEYCTLSNSYKMACSKQVLQETASCFKKMLSLTLSCENKSGGQHQGTGEDVESSGGSICSLGSQLGQLKSSSSSEWNASVKMEKRSSRVPVRDLELMTDARISLDDHGYKTQLSSVLRSQEEECDKMEIENVSPAESSRKAEPAEEKPRPLEPEQRLQSLPYVPPSFAGKTWSEIMAEDDLKVEALVKEFKEGRYLCYFDSESLANYGRKQKKPHRAGVKDALKGTSQVSADSHPNVPSPEALPHLRDDDGDDDRDDELPPALCPASVGKKPALRHCRLASRCQIVKVSHGTQTSEVSYPVVKKKSRRLDQEPENFWSGLEQAERPDTKTRLCSLRLPRSYSRIMSPVQPRTVIYVLSSPDFDSLEGKRSSRTLQEGASPTKYRYKKSPVRYYDPVTNRILKMPPSSLAPSHHVRQLFRNLSPDINMGLPTDEHRTPAKLQTKAGGSCGLLQAGNSAASGSRLPATALKARDRGLGEAPSSDCPSKSTGSWSDGASLPLPQVQSDQKSLVLSPLGADGPNPPSSRLNVYTGPRSRHVPEEENPDAVSETDSPPLYNLRDASSCSHVGTPPAAAVSPCSPPRLRSSLRRPAGKDSSLGEKVLRREARSGEVAARDRASYRRSQRQVPRRRK; encoded by the exons ATGTACAAAGGAATGAACACTTTGCAGAGATGACGGACAATGCCAG cagtgaagCATGTGCAGAGCAACCTATTCCAGAGAAACTCCCCATGCAGAGCAAACGGGGCTACTGTGCTTGCTGTCAGGAGCTGTACAACTGCCTGGAACAG CACCTGCAGAGCACTCGGCACAAGCAGTCCGCCGGCGAGTCCCGGAATCAGCTGGTGGCAAAAAGCCTCATGGAGCGGTTCCTGCAGGATGTGATACAGTACCATCCTTCCCGATACAAGGACAACAG GCCAACCTACATGGACCTACCGTCAGTCAGCGCCCCACTGATTCCTAGAAAGGAGCTTGCAGACATACACTCCTACCAGGACGACAAGGAGACTGTTGGGACCAGAGAGGAGTTGCCGAGCACAGATAACGAGTCTGTCCAGTCAGCGCATGCGTTCGGTGGAAAAAACATCGCTGACTGCCGCCAGACCAGAGACACCAATGTACCTTCCGTGCCTGTTGGACACCCAACGAGTAGTAAAGTCACCGGAGTTGGAGAGCCAGCATCTGAAGAGCAGGTTGAAGTCAGCTTGCCTTCCTTTAAAGGGTTATGTAGGACTACATTTTTAAATGCAAATGAGGGCATGCTATCTTGTGGCAAAGCAGAAAGGCATGGCAGTCGTATTGCTTTGGCTTTATATAAACCAGCATCGAGGAGGGGAATCAGGGACTACAGTAAACCAAAAGTCATCTGCTCTCACGAGGATCATGGACACTGGAATCCTACAAGTCAAGTTAGCCTTCCTGATGTCTCCTCGGGGCAAGCTTTTAAGTTTTCCAAATTGCACCAGGTTAACTCTCAGGGCACAATGGCAGGCTCTCCACTTCCGCAGCTCAGGGACCATGGGGAGGGGCGCAGCCTGCACTGTCCTGCGGGGCCAAGCCAGCAGGAGGAGTTTCACAGCAGCAACGTTCTCGCCCACGGTGACAGGCTGACAGAAGGCGAAGCGGCTGCCCAGGCGAAGGATCTGGTCTTGGAGACCATAGAGACGGTCATTCAGAAATACTGTACCCGGCAGGCATCGCAGCCTCGAGACAGCGACAGTGAGGACTCCGCTGATGGTAAGCATCAACATCGAGGGGAAAAGGTGCAGGGGAGTCCGCAGGCTAAGAAAGCGCCTCTGGAGAAAGAGTATTGTACACTATCAAACAGCTACAAAATGGCTTGCAGTAAGCAGGTGCTACAAGAGACGGCATCTTGCTTCAAGAAAATGCTGTCTTTAACCCTCTCCTGTGAAAATAAatctggagggcagcaccagggCACAGGGGAAGACGTGGAAAGTTCAGGAGGCAGTATCTGCTCCCTGGGCAGTCAGCTGGGGCAGCTGAAGTCCAGCAGCAGCTCGGAATGGAATGCTTCGGTGAAGATGGAGAAGCGCAGTTCGAGAGTGCCAGTGAGGGACCTGGAGCTGATGACGGACGCTCGGATCTCACTTGACGACCATGGCTACAAAACGCAGCTGAGCTCGGTCCTGCGCTCCCAGGAGGAAGAGTGCGACAAGATGGAGATAGAGAACGTCAGCCCTGCAGAGAGCAGCAGGAAAGCCGAGCCTGCTGAAGAGAAACCGCGGCCCCTGGAGCCGGAGCAGAGGCTTCAGTCACTACCGTACGTGCCGCCATCTTTTGCTGGAAAGACTTGGTCGGAGATCATGGCAGAGGATGATCTGAAAGTGGAGGCACTTGTGAAGGAGTTCAAGGAAGGCCGATACTTGTGTTATTTTGACAGCGAGTCTTTGGCCAACTATGGAAGGAAACAGAAGAAACCGCACCGGGCTGGGGTGAAGGATGCATTAAAAGGCACGTCCCAGGTATCGGCCGACAGTCACCCGAATGTCCCTTCACCTGAGGCCCTGCCACACTTGAGGGATGACGACGGGGACGACGACCGGGATGACGAGCTGCCCCCTGCCCTGTGCCCGGCATCGGTGGGCAAGAAGCCGGCCTTGAGGCACTGTCGCTTGGCTTCCAGGTGCCAGATCGTCAAGGTCAGTCATGGTACCCAGACCAGTGAAGTCAGCTACCCGGTAGTCAAAAAGAAATCCAGGAGGCTGGATCAGGAACCCGAGAACTTCTGGAGTGGGCTGGAGCAAGCGGAGAGGCCAGATACAaagaccagactgtgctctctGAGGCTGCCTAGATCCTACAGCAGGATTATGAGCCCAGTGCAGCCCAGGACGGTCATCTATGTCCTGTCCTCACCTGACTTTGACTCGCTGGAAGGGAAGAGGAGCTCCAGGACTTTGCAGGAAGGCGCCAGCCCAACCAAGTACAGGTACAAGAAATCACCAGTCAGGTACTACGACCCGGTCACCAACAGAATCCTCAAGATGCCGCCCAGCAGCCTTGCTCCGTCCCACCACGTGCGGCAGCTCTTTAGGAACCTTAGCCCAGACATCAACATGGGGCTGCCCACTGACGAACACAGAACTCCTGCCAAGTTGCAGACAAAGGCCGGTGGGAGCTGCGGCCTGCTGCAGGCTGGTAACAGTGCAGCCTCTGGCTCCCGGCTGCCGGCCACCGCACTCAAGGCCCGGGACCGGGGCCTGGGGGAAGCCCCCAGCAGTGACTGTCCCTCCAAAAGCACGGGCTCCTGGTCAGACGGGGCCTCACTGCCTTTACCCCAGGTCCAGTCTGATCAGAAGAGTCTGGTCCTGTCACCACTCGGGGCAGACGGGCCCAACCCGCCCTCCAGCAGGCTCAACGTGTACACAGGCCCGAGGAGCAGGCATGTCCCTGAGGAGGAGAATCCAGACGCCGTCTCCGAAACAGACAGTCCGCCACTCTACAACCTGAGGGATGCTTCATCTTGCTCCCACGTCGGAACCCCGCCAGCGGCTGCAGTCTCCCCCTGCAGCCCTCCACGCCTCCGCTCCAGCCTCCGCCGGCCTGCCGGCAAAGACAGCTCCTTGGGGGAGAAGGTACTGCGGAGGGAAGCCAGGAGTGGGGAGGTAGCTGCCAGAGATAGGGCATCCTACCGCCGGAGCCAGAGACAAGTTCCCCGCAGACGGAAGTGA
- the zdbf2 gene encoding DBF4-type zinc finger-containing protein 2 isoform X3: MHDVQRNEHFAEMTDNASSSEACAEQPIPEKLPMQSKRGYCACCQELYNCLEQHLQSTRHKQSAGESRNQLVAKSLMERFLQDVIQYHPSRYKDNRPTYMDLPSVSAPLIPRKELADIHSYQDDKETVGTREELPSTDNESVQSAHAFGGKNIADCRQTRDTNVPSVPVGHPTSSKVTGVGEPASEEQVEVSLPSFKGLCRTTFLNANEGMLSCGKAERHGSRIALALYKPASRRGIRDYSKPKVICSHEDHGHWNPTSQVSLPDVSSGQAFKFSKLHQVNSQGTMAGSPLPQLRDHGEGRSLHCPAGPSQQEEFHSSNVLAHGDRLTEGEAAAQAKDLVLETIETVIQKYCTRQASQPRDSDSEDSADGKHQHRGEKVQGSPQAKKAPLEKEYCTLSNSYKMACSKQVLQETASCFKKMLSLTLSCENKSGGQHQGTGEDVESSGGSICSLGSQLGQLKSSSSSEWNASVKMEKRSSRVPVRDLELMTDARISLDDHGYKTQLSSVLRSQEEECDKMEIENVSPAESSRKAEPAEEKPRPLEPEQRLQSLPYVPPSFAGKTWSEIMAEDDLKVEALVKEFKEGRYLCYFDSESLANYGRKQKKPHRAGVKDALKGTSQVSADSHPNVPSPEALPHLRDDDGDDDRDDELPPALCPASVGKKPALRHCRLASRCQIVKVSHGTQTSEVSYPVVKKKSRRLDQEPENFWSGLEQAERPDTKTRLCSLRLPRSYSRIMSPVQPRTVIYVLSSPDFDSLEGKRSSRTLQEGASPTKYRYKKSPVRYYDPVTNRILKMPPSSLAPSHHVRQLFRNLSPDINMGLPTDEHRTPAKLQTKAGGSCGLLQAGNSAASGSRLPATALKARDRGLGEAPSSDCPSKSTGSWSDGASLPLPQVQSDQKSLVLSPLGADGPNPPSSRLNVYTGPRSRHVPEEENPDAVSETDSPPLYNLRDASSCSHVGTPPAAAVSPCSPPRLRSSLRRPAGKDSSLGEKVLRREARSGEVAARDRASYRRSQRQVPRRRK; the protein is encoded by the exons ATGTACAAAGGAATGAACACTTTGCAGAGATGACGGACAATGCCAG cagcagtgaagCATGTGCAGAGCAACCTATTCCAGAGAAACTCCCCATGCAGAGCAAACGGGGCTACTGTGCTTGCTGTCAGGAGCTGTACAACTGCCTGGAACAG CACCTGCAGAGCACTCGGCACAAGCAGTCCGCCGGCGAGTCCCGGAATCAGCTGGTGGCAAAAAGCCTCATGGAGCGGTTCCTGCAGGATGTGATACAGTACCATCCTTCCCGATACAAGGACAACAG GCCAACCTACATGGACCTACCGTCAGTCAGCGCCCCACTGATTCCTAGAAAGGAGCTTGCAGACATACACTCCTACCAGGACGACAAGGAGACTGTTGGGACCAGAGAGGAGTTGCCGAGCACAGATAACGAGTCTGTCCAGTCAGCGCATGCGTTCGGTGGAAAAAACATCGCTGACTGCCGCCAGACCAGAGACACCAATGTACCTTCCGTGCCTGTTGGACACCCAACGAGTAGTAAAGTCACCGGAGTTGGAGAGCCAGCATCTGAAGAGCAGGTTGAAGTCAGCTTGCCTTCCTTTAAAGGGTTATGTAGGACTACATTTTTAAATGCAAATGAGGGCATGCTATCTTGTGGCAAAGCAGAAAGGCATGGCAGTCGTATTGCTTTGGCTTTATATAAACCAGCATCGAGGAGGGGAATCAGGGACTACAGTAAACCAAAAGTCATCTGCTCTCACGAGGATCATGGACACTGGAATCCTACAAGTCAAGTTAGCCTTCCTGATGTCTCCTCGGGGCAAGCTTTTAAGTTTTCCAAATTGCACCAGGTTAACTCTCAGGGCACAATGGCAGGCTCTCCACTTCCGCAGCTCAGGGACCATGGGGAGGGGCGCAGCCTGCACTGTCCTGCGGGGCCAAGCCAGCAGGAGGAGTTTCACAGCAGCAACGTTCTCGCCCACGGTGACAGGCTGACAGAAGGCGAAGCGGCTGCCCAGGCGAAGGATCTGGTCTTGGAGACCATAGAGACGGTCATTCAGAAATACTGTACCCGGCAGGCATCGCAGCCTCGAGACAGCGACAGTGAGGACTCCGCTGATGGTAAGCATCAACATCGAGGGGAAAAGGTGCAGGGGAGTCCGCAGGCTAAGAAAGCGCCTCTGGAGAAAGAGTATTGTACACTATCAAACAGCTACAAAATGGCTTGCAGTAAGCAGGTGCTACAAGAGACGGCATCTTGCTTCAAGAAAATGCTGTCTTTAACCCTCTCCTGTGAAAATAAatctggagggcagcaccagggCACAGGGGAAGACGTGGAAAGTTCAGGAGGCAGTATCTGCTCCCTGGGCAGTCAGCTGGGGCAGCTGAAGTCCAGCAGCAGCTCGGAATGGAATGCTTCGGTGAAGATGGAGAAGCGCAGTTCGAGAGTGCCAGTGAGGGACCTGGAGCTGATGACGGACGCTCGGATCTCACTTGACGACCATGGCTACAAAACGCAGCTGAGCTCGGTCCTGCGCTCCCAGGAGGAAGAGTGCGACAAGATGGAGATAGAGAACGTCAGCCCTGCAGAGAGCAGCAGGAAAGCCGAGCCTGCTGAAGAGAAACCGCGGCCCCTGGAGCCGGAGCAGAGGCTTCAGTCACTACCGTACGTGCCGCCATCTTTTGCTGGAAAGACTTGGTCGGAGATCATGGCAGAGGATGATCTGAAAGTGGAGGCACTTGTGAAGGAGTTCAAGGAAGGCCGATACTTGTGTTATTTTGACAGCGAGTCTTTGGCCAACTATGGAAGGAAACAGAAGAAACCGCACCGGGCTGGGGTGAAGGATGCATTAAAAGGCACGTCCCAGGTATCGGCCGACAGTCACCCGAATGTCCCTTCACCTGAGGCCCTGCCACACTTGAGGGATGACGACGGGGACGACGACCGGGATGACGAGCTGCCCCCTGCCCTGTGCCCGGCATCGGTGGGCAAGAAGCCGGCCTTGAGGCACTGTCGCTTGGCTTCCAGGTGCCAGATCGTCAAGGTCAGTCATGGTACCCAGACCAGTGAAGTCAGCTACCCGGTAGTCAAAAAGAAATCCAGGAGGCTGGATCAGGAACCCGAGAACTTCTGGAGTGGGCTGGAGCAAGCGGAGAGGCCAGATACAaagaccagactgtgctctctGAGGCTGCCTAGATCCTACAGCAGGATTATGAGCCCAGTGCAGCCCAGGACGGTCATCTATGTCCTGTCCTCACCTGACTTTGACTCGCTGGAAGGGAAGAGGAGCTCCAGGACTTTGCAGGAAGGCGCCAGCCCAACCAAGTACAGGTACAAGAAATCACCAGTCAGGTACTACGACCCGGTCACCAACAGAATCCTCAAGATGCCGCCCAGCAGCCTTGCTCCGTCCCACCACGTGCGGCAGCTCTTTAGGAACCTTAGCCCAGACATCAACATGGGGCTGCCCACTGACGAACACAGAACTCCTGCCAAGTTGCAGACAAAGGCCGGTGGGAGCTGCGGCCTGCTGCAGGCTGGTAACAGTGCAGCCTCTGGCTCCCGGCTGCCGGCCACCGCACTCAAGGCCCGGGACCGGGGCCTGGGGGAAGCCCCCAGCAGTGACTGTCCCTCCAAAAGCACGGGCTCCTGGTCAGACGGGGCCTCACTGCCTTTACCCCAGGTCCAGTCTGATCAGAAGAGTCTGGTCCTGTCACCACTCGGGGCAGACGGGCCCAACCCGCCCTCCAGCAGGCTCAACGTGTACACAGGCCCGAGGAGCAGGCATGTCCCTGAGGAGGAGAATCCAGACGCCGTCTCCGAAACAGACAGTCCGCCACTCTACAACCTGAGGGATGCTTCATCTTGCTCCCACGTCGGAACCCCGCCAGCGGCTGCAGTCTCCCCCTGCAGCCCTCCACGCCTCCGCTCCAGCCTCCGCCGGCCTGCCGGCAAAGACAGCTCCTTGGGGGAGAAGGTACTGCGGAGGGAAGCCAGGAGTGGGGAGGTAGCTGCCAGAGATAGGGCATCCTACCGCCGGAGCCAGAGACAAGTTCCCCGCAGACGGAAGTGA
- the zdbf2 gene encoding DBF4-type zinc finger-containing protein 2 isoform X4 — MHDVQRNEHFAEMTDNASSEACAEQPIPEKLPMQSKRGYCACCQELYNCLEQHLQSTRHKQSAGESRNQLVAKSLMERFLQDVIQYHPSRYKDNRPTYMDLPSVSAPLIPRKELADIHSYQDDKETVGTREELPSTDNESVQSAHAFGGKNIADCRQTRDTNVPSVPVGHPTSSKVTGVGEPASEEQVEVSLPSFKGLCRTTFLNANEGMLSCGKAERHGSRIALALYKPASRRGIRDYSKPKVICSHEDHGHWNPTSQVSLPDVSSGQAFKFSKLHQVNSQGTMAGSPLPQLRDHGEGRSLHCPAGPSQQEEFHSSNVLAHGDRLTEGEAAAQAKDLVLETIETVIQKYCTRQASQPRDSDSEDSADGKHQHRGEKVQGSPQAKKAPLEKEYCTLSNSYKMACSKQVLQETASCFKKMLSLTLSCENKSGGQHQGTGEDVESSGGSICSLGSQLGQLKSSSSSEWNASVKMEKRSSRVPVRDLELMTDARISLDDHGYKTQLSSVLRSQEEECDKMEIENVSPAESSRKAEPAEEKPRPLEPEQRLQSLPYVPPSFAGKTWSEIMAEDDLKVEALVKEFKEGRYLCYFDSESLANYGRKQKKPHRAGVKDALKGTSQVSADSHPNVPSPEALPHLRDDDGDDDRDDELPPALCPASVGKKPALRHCRLASRCQIVKVSHGTQTSEVSYPVVKKKSRRLDQEPENFWSGLEQAERPDTKTRLCSLRLPRSYSRIMSPVQPRTVIYVLSSPDFDSLEGKRSSRTLQEGASPTKYRYKKSPVRYYDPVTNRILKMPPSSLAPSHHVRQLFRNLSPDINMGLPTDEHRTPAKLQTKAGGSCGLLQAGNSAASGSRLPATALKARDRGLGEAPSSDCPSKSTGSWSDGASLPLPQVQSDQKSLVLSPLGADGPNPPSSRLNVYTGPRSRHVPEEENPDAVSETDSPPLYNLRDASSCSHVGTPPAAAVSPCSPPRLRSSLRRPAGKDSSLGEKVLRREARSGEVAARDRASYRRSQRQVPRRRK; from the exons ATGTACAAAGGAATGAACACTTTGCAGAGATGACGGACAATGCCAG cagtgaagCATGTGCAGAGCAACCTATTCCAGAGAAACTCCCCATGCAGAGCAAACGGGGCTACTGTGCTTGCTGTCAGGAGCTGTACAACTGCCTGGAACAG CACCTGCAGAGCACTCGGCACAAGCAGTCCGCCGGCGAGTCCCGGAATCAGCTGGTGGCAAAAAGCCTCATGGAGCGGTTCCTGCAGGATGTGATACAGTACCATCCTTCCCGATACAAGGACAACAG GCCAACCTACATGGACCTACCGTCAGTCAGCGCCCCACTGATTCCTAGAAAGGAGCTTGCAGACATACACTCCTACCAGGACGACAAGGAGACTGTTGGGACCAGAGAGGAGTTGCCGAGCACAGATAACGAGTCTGTCCAGTCAGCGCATGCGTTCGGTGGAAAAAACATCGCTGACTGCCGCCAGACCAGAGACACCAATGTACCTTCCGTGCCTGTTGGACACCCAACGAGTAGTAAAGTCACCGGAGTTGGAGAGCCAGCATCTGAAGAGCAGGTTGAAGTCAGCTTGCCTTCCTTTAAAGGGTTATGTAGGACTACATTTTTAAATGCAAATGAGGGCATGCTATCTTGTGGCAAAGCAGAAAGGCATGGCAGTCGTATTGCTTTGGCTTTATATAAACCAGCATCGAGGAGGGGAATCAGGGACTACAGTAAACCAAAAGTCATCTGCTCTCACGAGGATCATGGACACTGGAATCCTACAAGTCAAGTTAGCCTTCCTGATGTCTCCTCGGGGCAAGCTTTTAAGTTTTCCAAATTGCACCAGGTTAACTCTCAGGGCACAATGGCAGGCTCTCCACTTCCGCAGCTCAGGGACCATGGGGAGGGGCGCAGCCTGCACTGTCCTGCGGGGCCAAGCCAGCAGGAGGAGTTTCACAGCAGCAACGTTCTCGCCCACGGTGACAGGCTGACAGAAGGCGAAGCGGCTGCCCAGGCGAAGGATCTGGTCTTGGAGACCATAGAGACGGTCATTCAGAAATACTGTACCCGGCAGGCATCGCAGCCTCGAGACAGCGACAGTGAGGACTCCGCTGATGGTAAGCATCAACATCGAGGGGAAAAGGTGCAGGGGAGTCCGCAGGCTAAGAAAGCGCCTCTGGAGAAAGAGTATTGTACACTATCAAACAGCTACAAAATGGCTTGCAGTAAGCAGGTGCTACAAGAGACGGCATCTTGCTTCAAGAAAATGCTGTCTTTAACCCTCTCCTGTGAAAATAAatctggagggcagcaccagggCACAGGGGAAGACGTGGAAAGTTCAGGAGGCAGTATCTGCTCCCTGGGCAGTCAGCTGGGGCAGCTGAAGTCCAGCAGCAGCTCGGAATGGAATGCTTCGGTGAAGATGGAGAAGCGCAGTTCGAGAGTGCCAGTGAGGGACCTGGAGCTGATGACGGACGCTCGGATCTCACTTGACGACCATGGCTACAAAACGCAGCTGAGCTCGGTCCTGCGCTCCCAGGAGGAAGAGTGCGACAAGATGGAGATAGAGAACGTCAGCCCTGCAGAGAGCAGCAGGAAAGCCGAGCCTGCTGAAGAGAAACCGCGGCCCCTGGAGCCGGAGCAGAGGCTTCAGTCACTACCGTACGTGCCGCCATCTTTTGCTGGAAAGACTTGGTCGGAGATCATGGCAGAGGATGATCTGAAAGTGGAGGCACTTGTGAAGGAGTTCAAGGAAGGCCGATACTTGTGTTATTTTGACAGCGAGTCTTTGGCCAACTATGGAAGGAAACAGAAGAAACCGCACCGGGCTGGGGTGAAGGATGCATTAAAAGGCACGTCCCAGGTATCGGCCGACAGTCACCCGAATGTCCCTTCACCTGAGGCCCTGCCACACTTGAGGGATGACGACGGGGACGACGACCGGGATGACGAGCTGCCCCCTGCCCTGTGCCCGGCATCGGTGGGCAAGAAGCCGGCCTTGAGGCACTGTCGCTTGGCTTCCAGGTGCCAGATCGTCAAGGTCAGTCATGGTACCCAGACCAGTGAAGTCAGCTACCCGGTAGTCAAAAAGAAATCCAGGAGGCTGGATCAGGAACCCGAGAACTTCTGGAGTGGGCTGGAGCAAGCGGAGAGGCCAGATACAaagaccagactgtgctctctGAGGCTGCCTAGATCCTACAGCAGGATTATGAGCCCAGTGCAGCCCAGGACGGTCATCTATGTCCTGTCCTCACCTGACTTTGACTCGCTGGAAGGGAAGAGGAGCTCCAGGACTTTGCAGGAAGGCGCCAGCCCAACCAAGTACAGGTACAAGAAATCACCAGTCAGGTACTACGACCCGGTCACCAACAGAATCCTCAAGATGCCGCCCAGCAGCCTTGCTCCGTCCCACCACGTGCGGCAGCTCTTTAGGAACCTTAGCCCAGACATCAACATGGGGCTGCCCACTGACGAACACAGAACTCCTGCCAAGTTGCAGACAAAGGCCGGTGGGAGCTGCGGCCTGCTGCAGGCTGGTAACAGTGCAGCCTCTGGCTCCCGGCTGCCGGCCACCGCACTCAAGGCCCGGGACCGGGGCCTGGGGGAAGCCCCCAGCAGTGACTGTCCCTCCAAAAGCACGGGCTCCTGGTCAGACGGGGCCTCACTGCCTTTACCCCAGGTCCAGTCTGATCAGAAGAGTCTGGTCCTGTCACCACTCGGGGCAGACGGGCCCAACCCGCCCTCCAGCAGGCTCAACGTGTACACAGGCCCGAGGAGCAGGCATGTCCCTGAGGAGGAGAATCCAGACGCCGTCTCCGAAACAGACAGTCCGCCACTCTACAACCTGAGGGATGCTTCATCTTGCTCCCACGTCGGAACCCCGCCAGCGGCTGCAGTCTCCCCCTGCAGCCCTCCACGCCTCCGCTCCAGCCTCCGCCGGCCTGCCGGCAAAGACAGCTCCTTGGGGGAGAAGGTACTGCGGAGGGAAGCCAGGAGTGGGGAGGTAGCTGCCAGAGATAGGGCATCCTACCGCCGGAGCCAGAGACAAGTTCCCCGCAGACGGAAGTGA